From Eremothecium sinecaudum strain ATCC 58844 chromosome V, complete sequence, a single genomic window includes:
- the MLC1 gene encoding Mlc1p (Syntenic homolog of Ashbya gossypii AFL030C; Syntenic homolog of Saccharomyces cerevisiae YGL106W (MLC1)), translating to MSRISKDIFTLFDKQAKGSISKPQLGDYLRAIGYNPTNGFVQEISQKLPDQLSLDDIATVEKTHEKELNASMEGRLEDFVKAFQVFDKENTGKVTVGDIRYMLTGLGERLTDEEVDELMKGVEVDADGGVDYKKFIEDVLRQ from the coding sequence ATGTCAAGAATCAGCAAGGATATTTTTACGCTGTTTGATAAACAAGCTAAGGGTTCTATCTCGAAGCCTCAATTGGGCGATTACCTGCGGGCAATAGGATACAATCCAACAAATGGTTTTGTTCAGGAAATAAGTCAAAAACTCCCAGATCAATTGAGTCTAGATGATATTGCTACCGTGGAGAAGACTCACGAAAAAGAACTAAACGCTTCAATGGAGGGTCGTTTGGAGGACTTCGTAAAAGCTTTTCAAGTATTTGACAAGGAAAACACAGGAAAAGTTACAGTGGGCGACATTCGTTATATGCTAACTGGTTTAGGCGAAAGATTGactgatgaagaagttgatgaGTTGATGAAAGGTGTTGAAGTCGACGCTGATGGTGGTGTGGACTACAAGAAGTTCATTGAAGATGTATTAAGACAGTAA
- the ERT1 gene encoding Ert1p (Syntenic homolog of Ashbya gossypii AFL031W; Syntenic homolog of Saccharomyces cerevisiae YBR239C (ERT1)), which translates to MAVDTIKRRKKTNIACINCSRSHVTCERTRPCSRCIKKGLVMSCVDAPRKRRKYLADVPEDQLPASLKVYENEGDVEDSIDLEKSASTGTSVSPVVLPEGIQSRHHEHQFQDQGRIVHKTKFLSNAADLEYSTLSDIINQDTLLGKVPVSVLYNGTDSPTPSSDTVSSTQGACLNQQQSQQQVRSALSGPQGFRSPFHNLLGPHTEEILNSNVDLYTVHYPLVPEELTDCSRHFRRRQACAGIQRKNKCDKTVNQHFLSTEYTLPEIKASPYSPTGNGYLSFSLESRSPDEHQTHAHSEWPHSLRYSTPMEIYTLITEPFSYTSGFHSLLKYLHSRFKRRDLLDMCRSIAEFRPIFIASAIDLTEEDMIFMEQSYQRTLLEYDRFISQIGTPTCVWRRNGQISYLNDEFTLLTGWTREELLSKMTFVVELMDDESVREYFKTFSEVAYKEFKGSEKTISCRLLSPIKNKTTDCCCMWTWKRDVFGMPMMIVGHFLPILPLPDDTQRSSTFDE; encoded by the coding sequence ATGGCCGTTGATACGATTAAAAGGCGAAAGAAAACCAACATAGCTTGCATAAACTGCTCAAGGTCACATGTGACCTGCGAGCGTACTAGGCCATGTTCAAGATGTATTAAAAAAGGTTTGGTAATGAGTTGCGTGGATGCTCCTCGGAAGCGACGTAAATATCTAGCCGACGTTCCAGAAGACCAGCTGCCGGCATCGCTGAAAGTGTATGAGAATGAAGGAGATGTAGAAGATTCTATAGATCTGGAGAAATCGGCATCTACTGGGACTTCGGTATCACCTGTGGTGCTGCCAGAGGGAATACAGTCACGGCATCACGAACACCAGTTTCAAGACCAGGGAAGAATAGTGCACAAGACAAAGTTTTTGTCTAATGCAGCAGATTTAGAGTATTCAACATTGTCAGACATTATTAACCAGGATACACTATTGGGAAAGGTCCCGGTAAGTGTGTTGTATAATGGAACAGATTCCCCTACTCCATCATCTGACACCGTGTCCAGTACCCAAGGCGCATGTCTTAACCAGCAACAGTCCCAGCAACAGGTCAGGTCTGCTTTAAGTGGTCCGCAGGGTTTCAGGAGTCCGTTTCATAATTTACTTGGACCCCACACCGAGGAGATTCTGAATTCTAATGTTGATTTGTATACGGTGCACTACCCCCTTGTACCTGAGGAGCTAACAGACTGTTCTCGACATTTCAGGCGCCGTCAAGCATGTGCAGGTATACAGCGGAAGAACAAGTGTGACAAGACTGTGAATCAGCATTTTCTTTCTACTGAATATACGCTACCTGAAATAAAGGCATCGCCATATTCACCAACAGGCAACGGTTACCTTAGTTTTTCACTTGAAAGCAGAAGCCCTGACGAGCATCAGACACATGCTCATTCAGAATGGCCGCATTCTCTTAGGTACAGTACTCCGATGGAAATTTACACCCTAATCACAGAACCATTTTCATATACCTCAGGGTTCCATTCGCTTCTGAAATACCTACATAGTCGGTTCAAGCGCCGGGATCTTCTAGATATGTGCAGATCGATTGCAGAATTCAGACCTATTTTCATCGCATCCGCCATTGATTTGACAGAAGAGGACATGATTTTCATGGAGCAGAGCTACCAGCGCACACTACTGGAGTATGATCGATTTATATCACAAATCGGCACGCCGACATGCGTGTGGAGACGTAATGGACAGATATCGTACCTTAATGACGAGTTTACCCTTTTAACTGGATGGACTCGTGAGGAGCTACTGAGCAAGATGACGTTTGTCGTCGAACTCATGGACGATGAAAGCGTGCGCGAATACTTCAAAACATTCAGCGAAGTGGCATACAAGGAATTCAAGGGTTCCGAGAAGACAATATCATGCAGGTTACTATCTCctatcaaaaataaaacgACTGACTGCTGTTGTATGTGGACATGGAAAAGGGATGTTTTCGGCATGCCAATGATGATCGTTGGACATTTCCTTCCAATTCTACCCCTTCCCGATGACACCCAACGTAGTTCTACATTCGATGAATAA
- the ARC1 gene encoding Arc1p (Syntenic homolog of Ashbya gossypii AFL032C; Syntenic homolog of Saccharomyces cerevisiae YGL105W (ARC1)): MTDLIAKFESLAITPSTPNKEQLAYETQWSTVLKTGKVPDKLDELNLMLRDNLFVTATPEPVRTDVELFEAVLPVLKGISASSKDVKGNYAKYRHIYRWADYLQKLLQLPENERVYVPYEMDLPREVIEKKKKEASTTCDGKDKVQPASAAGAAGEKSAKQPRGKPDEATLAKLREEAKAKKAAKKAAAANQPTQQAEAAAKLVPSLVDFRVGFIQKAIKHPDADSLYVSTIDVGEAEGPRTVCSGLVKHYPLEAMQERYVVLVCNLKPVNMRGIKSTAMVLCGSAGDKVEFVSPPAGSKPGDKVFFEGFGNDEPAKQLNPKKKIWEQLQPHFTTNDKCEVIFKDDEDKEKTIRLLTNAKGESFKVDTVVNAEVR; the protein is encoded by the coding sequence ATGACTGATCTTATCGCTAAGTTTGAATCATTAGCGATCACTCCTTCTACTCCAAATAAAGAGCAATTGGCTTACGAAACACAATGGAGCACTGTTTTAAAAACTGGGAAGGTGCCTGATAAGTTAGATGAATTGAATTTGATGTTAAGAGATAATTTATTTGTTACTGCAACCCCAGAACCTGTCCGTACTGATGTAGAATTGTTTGAAGCTGTTCTTCCAGTGTTGAAAGGAATTTCCGCATCGTCCAAAGATGTAAAAGGTAACTACGCGAAGTACAGGCATATTTATAGATGGGCAGACTACTTGCAAAAGTTACTACAATTACCTGAAAATGAGAGGGTTTATGTTCCTTATGAGATGGATTTGCCTCGTGAGGTGAttgagaagaagaagaaggaagCTTCGACGACCTGCGATGGTAAAGATAAAGTCCAGCCCGCTTCAGCCGCCGGTGCTGCGGGTGAGAAGAGCGCCAAGCAACCAAGAGGTAAACCAGATGAAGCCACACTAGCTAAATTGAGGGAAGAGGCTAAGGCCAAGAAGGCAGCCAAGAAAGCAGCAGCTGCTAATCAACCAACCCAACAAGCTGAAGCCGCCGCAAAGCTTGTCCCTAGTTTAGTTGACTTCCGTGTTGGTTTTATTCAAAAAGCCATCAAGCACCCAGATGCAGACTCATTGTATGTGTCAACTATTGATGTTGGTGAAGCAGAAGGGCCAAGAACAGTTTGTTCTGGCTTGGTAAAGCACTATCCATTGGAGGCGATGCAAGAGCGTTATGTTGTGTTAGTTTGCAATTTGAAGCCTGTTAACATGAGAGGTATCAAATCTACTGCCATGGTTCTCTGTGGTTCTGCTGGAGATAAAGTTGAGTTTGTCTCTCCACCTGCTGGTAGCAAGCCTGGTGACAAAGTTTTCTTTGAAGGATTTGGAAATGATGAGCCTGCTAAACAATTGAATCCAAAAAAGAAGATCTGGGAGCAGTTGCAACCTCACTTTACTACTAATGACAAATGTGAAGTTATATTCAAAGATGATGAGGATAAGGAAAAGACTATCAGATTATTGACCAATGCTAAAGGTGAATCATTTAAGGTTGACACCGTTGTAAATGCTGAAGTCCGTTAA
- a CDS encoding HER028Cp (Syntenic homolog of Ashbya gossypii AFL034W; Syntenic homolog of Saccharomyces cerevisiae YBR241C and YGL104C (VPS73)), with the protein MSEESSLVGSGAKGEYTNSLLATSIVACLGSLQFGYHLAALNAPQNAIMCRMPLDPSYGDTWLGRNGWKQCIELSDSQFGLVTSLFIIGGLGGALYSGILADRLGRRGISLLNCVFTTLGSLFMFCSNSYAALVFGRMLAGLGCGSGVIIAALYVNEVAPRSLRGSLGTFNQILINTGILLTQGLALLWANSLQWRWILLSAVVIGVASAGLLLLVDESPRWLASKGDQDSAIIVLERLRNCSYRNALQETDSWKKSVGRESNLDQKDASMFEYLTSSRYSRERMVVAAILIGQQLCGISVIIFYGTKLIGTALPKYSVHVNLAVSFLNLFVTLLAAGLIEKHGRRPLLLVSCIAMAICSVFITAGSITHNGLILTMSTLSYICSFAIGMGPIPLLIIQELSSSKSAVVAQSFGLIVNWLATFGVGVAFPAAYQAIGGYMFSVFGILSIGLAAFIWTFVPETMNKHNYEEIWGMELSN; encoded by the coding sequence ATGAGCGAAGAATCTTCTTTAGTAGGTAGTGGTGCGAAGGGAGAGTATACCAATTCCTTATTAGCAACTTCAATAGTTGCATGCCTTGGTTCTCTTCAATTCGGTTACCACCTTGCCGCCCTAAATGCACCTCAAAATGCAATCATGTGTAGAATGCCTTTAGATCCTTCCTATGGTGATACTTGGCTAGGCAGAAACGGTTGGAAACAATGCATTGAACTCAGTGATTCGCAATTTGGGTTAGTGACGTCCCTGTTTATTATTGGTGGCTTAGGCGGGGCTCTTTATAGTGGAATTCTTGCTGATAGACTAGGAAGAAGAGGGATTTCTTTGCTGAATTGTGTTTTCACAACACTTGGATCGCTATTCATGTTTTGCAGCAACTCTTACGCAGCTTTGGTTTTTGGGCGTATGCTTGCCGGTTTAGGGTGCGGGAGTGGAGTAATAATTGCCGCATTATATGTGAATGAAGTTGCGCCACGTTCCTTAAGAGGTTCTTTAGGTACGTTTAACCAGATTTTAATTAACACCGGTATCCTTTTAACACAAGGATTGGCTCTTCTCTGGGCGAATAGTCTCCAATGGCGGTGGATATTGCTTTCGGCCGTGGTTATTGGTGTTGCTAGTGCAGGACTCTTGTTGTTAGTAGATGAATCCCCAAGGTGGCTTGCCTCAAAGGGAGATCAGGATTCTGCTATTATTGTTCTAGAACGGCTTCGCAACTGCAGCTACAGGAACGCGCTCCAGGAGACAGACTCCTGGAAAAAATCAGTGGGTAGGGAGTCCAACTTGGATCAGAAGGATGCCTCTATGTTTGAGTACCTCACTTCTTCTAGGTATTCGCGTGAGCGCATGGTTGTAGCTGCAATACTAATTGGACAACAACTTTGCGGCATCAGTGTCATAATTTTCTATGGCACTAAACTCATTGGAACTGCTTTACCAAAATATTCAGTGCATGTTAATCTCGCCGTATCCTTTCTAAATTTGTTTGTTACTCTTTTGGCAGCTGGGTTGATAGAGAAGCATGGTAGGCGCCCACTACTCTTAGTGTCTTGTATCGCTATGGCCATTTGCTCTGTGTTTATTACTGCAGGCAGTATTACACACAACGGCCTTATACTCACAATGTCTACTTTGTCGTACATATGCAGTTTTGCTATCGGTATGGGGCCAATACCCCTGCTCATCATCCAAGAATTATCATCCTCAAAATCTGCAGTAGTCGCACAGTCATTTGGATTAATTGTCAATTGGTTAGCGACCTTTGGCGTCGGTGTTGCATTCCCCGCTGCTTACCAAGCAATTGGTGGTTACATGTTCTCTGTCTTTGGAATCCTATCAATTGGTTTAGCAGCCTTCATTTGGACATTTGTACCAGAGACTATGAATAAGCACAACTATGAAGAAATATGGGGAATGGAACTCTCAAATTAA
- the RPL28 gene encoding 60S ribosomal protein uL15 (Syntenic homolog of Ashbya gossypii AFL035C; Syntenic homolog of Saccharomyces cerevisiae YGL103W (RPL28); 1-intron in Ashbya gossypii) translates to MPTRLTKTRKHRGHVSAGKGRIGKHRKHPGGRGMAGGMHHHRTNLDKYHPGYFGKVGMRYFHKQKNHFWRPVLNLDKLWTLVPEEKRDEYLSSASKSSAPVIDTLAAGYGKVLGKGRIPDVPVIVKARFVSKLAEEKIKAAGGVIELIA, encoded by the exons ATGCCAACCAGATTAACCAAGACTAGAAAGCACAGAGGTCACGTCTCAG CCGGTAAGGGTAGAATCGGTAAGCATAGAAAGCACCCCGGTGGTAGAGGTATGGCTGGTGGTATGCACCACCACAGAACCAACTTGGACAAGTACCACCCAGGTTACTTCGGTAAAGTTGGTATGAGATACTTCCACAAGCAAAAGAACCATTTCTGGAGACCAGTTTTGAACTTGGACAAGTTGTGGACTTTGGTTCCAGAAGAGAAGAGAGACGAGTATTTGTCCTCTGCTTCTAAGTCTTCTGCTCCTGTCATTGACACCTTGGCTGCCGGTTACGGTAAGGTCTTGGGTAAGGGTAGAATCCCAGACGTCCCAGTCATCGTCAAAGCGAGATTCGTCTCCAAGTTGGCCGAGGAGAAGATCAAGGCTGCTGGTGGTGTGATCGAATTGATCGCTTAA
- a CDS encoding HD domain-containing protein (Syntenic homolog of Ashbya gossypii AFL036C; Syntenic homolog of Saccharomyces cerevisiae YGL101W and YBR242W), with protein sequence MTSDIWMPEDHIPVEVRDMLSEPSPNYVIMFLNIVELLKVQRRTGWVDYDISPCESISDHMYRMSVTCMLLKDTSINKEKCVRIALVHDLAEALVGDITPFDAVTKEEKHRREWETIKYLCGNFISKYNEEAATEIKRDWLSYENLDCPEARYVKDIDKFEMLMQCFEYERRHKGEKKLDQFWSIVDAIQTTEVGAWVKDLYARRNSFFESLE encoded by the coding sequence ATGACATCCGATATTTGGATGCCTGAAGATCATATTCCGGTAGAGGTGAGGGATATGCTATCGGAGCCCTCACCCAACTACGTTATAATGTTCTTAAATATAGTCGAGTTACTAAAAGTTCAAAGAAGAACAGGCTGGGTTGATTATGATATTAGTCCCTGTGAATCTATCAGTGATCACATGTATCGTATGAGTGTAACTTGTATGCTCCTTAAAGATACTTCCATAAACAAAGAGAAATGTGTTCGTATTGCCTTGGTTCACGATTTGGCCGAGGCGCTTGTTGGTGATATAACACCTTTTGATGCCGTTACAAAGGAAGAGAAGCACAGAAGAGAGTGGGAAACTATTAAGTATTTATGTGGTAACTTCATTTCAAAATATAATGAAGAAGCTGCTACTGAAATCAAGCGCGACTGGTTATCATACGAGAATTTAGACTGCCCCGAAGCTCGCTATGTTAAAGACATCGATAAGTTCGAGATGCTAATGCAATGTTTTGAATATGAACGTAGACACAAGGGAGAAAAGAAATTGGACCAATTTTGGAGCATAGTAGATGCGATTCAAACAACAGAGGTCGGTGCATGGGTTAAAGATTTGTACGCAAGGCGCAACAGTTTTTTTGAATCTCTGGAATAG
- the ALG7 gene encoding UDP-N-acetylglucosamine--dolichyl-phosphate N-acetylglucosaminephosphotransferase (Syntenic homolog of Ashbya gossypii AFL037W; Syntenic homolog of Saccharomyces cerevisiae YBR243C (ALG7)): protein MPQLFSLTHLIIAALLLVYSNYSGALYSSIGFAIIGYSATNALIPRVTQSFIQVGLCGKDLGKKGQPLLPETIGAVAATVYLFGMILSIPFLFYKYLVVTSGGGRRDMEVLDKSAELLVFPHGKLSEYLSAILCLQSTVLLGAVDDLFDLRWRHKVIFPVISVIPLLVVYYADFGVTYVLIPKLVRQLFPFLNLRKTINLGWAYYAYMASMSIFCSNSINILAGINGLEVLQSIVLGIVCLCNDTIYMIWGSEEAKESHLFSMVMIIPFIGVSAAIFRWNKWPARVFVGDTYCYFAGMVFAVVGILGHFAKTMMMFFAPQLFNFIYSIPQLFGLVTCPRHRLPRFNPEDGLMYPSKADLKANPPYKIVTKALKVLHSLHLVELTFDKDGEVTECNNLTLINLVLVWAGPMREDRLCYTLCAIQLVVDLMLLCLRHVIGSLVYGQDNLWHIA from the coding sequence ATGCCCCAACTGTTCTCTCTCACGCACTTGATAATTGCGGCACTTTTACTAGTGTATTCCAACTATTCTGGTGCACTGTACAGTTCTATCGGGTTTGCTATTATAGGATACTCAGCCACAAATGCTTTAATTCCACGGGTAACTCAAAGTTTCATTCAGGTCGGGCTCTGTGGTAAGGATTTGGGTAAGAAGGGACAACCCTTGCTTCCTGAGACGATTGGAGCAGTTGCTGCCACCGTATACTTATTTGGTATGATTCTGTCTATACCATTCTTATTTTACAAGTACTTGGTTGTGACATCCGGAGGCGGCCGTAGAGATATGGAAGTGCTGGATAAATCAGCTGAGCTTCTTGTATTTCCTCACGGGAAGTTGAGCGAATATTTGAGCGCAATTTTATGTCTCCAATCTACAGTTCTGTTAGGAGCTGTAGATGATCTCTTCGACCTCCGCTGGCGACACAAGGTTATTTTCCCTGTGATATCGGTAATACCTTTGTTAGTTGTTTACTATGCTGATTTTGGTGTAACCTACGTATTGATACCCAAGCTGGTACGCCAATTATTCCCATTTTTGAACCTACGCAAAACAATTAACCTTGGCTGGGCTTATTATGCCTATATGGCCTCAATGTCTATATTTTGCTCTAATTCGATCAATATTCTAGCAGGAATTAACGGGCTTGAGGTTCTGCAGTCCATTGTCCTAGGGATTGTATGCCTGTGCAATGACACTATCTACATGATATGGGGTTCCGAGGAGGCCAAGGAATCACACTTATTCTCGATGGTAATGATTATTCCTTTTATTGGTGTTTCTGCAGCCATTTTCAGGTGGAATAAATGGCCTGCTAGAGTGTTTGTCGGAGATACCTATTGCTATTTCGCTGGTATGGTCTTTGCTGTGGTCGGAATATTGGGTCATTTCGCGAAGACAATGATGATGTTCTTCGCCCCACAACTGTTCAATTTTATCTATAGCATTCCGCAGTTGTTTGGTTTAGTGACATGCCCAAGACATAGATTACCACGCTTTAACCCCGAGGACGGGTTAATGTACCCATCGAAAGCAGATTTGAAGGCCAACCCACCTTATAAGATAGTAACCAAAGCATTAAAAGTCCTGCATTCTCTACACTTGGTCGAGTTGACATTTGATAAGGATGGAGAAGTCACGGAATGTAATAACTTGACTTTAATAAACCTCGTGCTTGTTTGGGCCGGTCCAATGAGAGAGGATCGCCTATGCTACACCCTCTGTGCAATCCAGCTTGTGGTAGATTTAATGCTCCTCTGCCTGAGACATGTCATAGGCTCACTTGTATATGGTCAGGATAACTTATGGCATATTGCATAG
- the SEH1 gene encoding Seh1p (Syntenic homolog of Ashbya gossypii AFL038C; Syntenic homolog of Saccharomyces cerevisiae YGL100W (SEH1)): MKPFITGHEDLIHDICYDFYGRHVATCSSDQHIKVFRLDNDTNEWELSDSWKAHDSSVVSLDWASPEYGRIIASVSYNKTIKLWEENPDAPERSGKRWTKLCTLNDATGPLYSVRFAPGHLGLRLGAIGNDGILRVYDALEPSDLRFWTLTSEVKVLLNPPASHLQSDFCLDWCPSRFSAERLVVCALDQAFIYERDKHGKLYNVAKLPGHQSLIRSVSWAPSFGRWHQLIATGCKDGKVRIFKLTEKVDNGADNVPEDVVNSEAGEGSMLTNRKSDVVVELVSEHPDHNDEVWSVSWNLTGTILSSSGDDGKVRIWKSSFSNEFKCMSVIRAQKRK, translated from the coding sequence ATGAAGCCATTTATAACTGGACATGAAGATCTAATTCACGATATATGCTACGATTTCTACGGAAGGCATGTTGCTACTTGCTCAAGTGATCAACATATAAAGGTTTTTCGATTAGATAATGATACAAACGAATGGGAGCTTAGTGATTCGTGGAAAGCCCACGACAGCAGTGTGGTATCCTTAGACTGGGCCTCTCCTGAATATGGACGTATAATTGCAAGTGTATCCTATAACAAAACAATCAAGTTGTGGGAGGAGAACCCAGATGCCCCAGAACGATCTGGTAAGCGTTGGACAAAACTATGTACATTAAACGATGCTACTGGTCCATTATACAGTGTGCGTTTTGCTCCAGGTCACCTGGGGCTAAGATTAGGTGCAATTGGTAATGATGGGATTCTGCGTGTTTATGATGCTCTAGAGCCTTCCGACCTGCGGTTTTGGACATTGACTTCTGAGGTAAAGGTGCTACTTAACCCCCCCGCATCTCACCTCCAGTCAGATTTCTGCCTGGACTGGTGCCCCTCGCGTTTCTCTGCAGAACGTCTAGTTGTGTGCGCACTAGACCAAGCGTTTATCTATGAGCGTGACAAACACGGAAAACTATACAATGTTGCCAAGTTACCGGGACATCAAAGTCTTATCCGCTCTGTCAGTTGGGCACCCTCTTTTGGTAGATGGCACCAGCTCATAGCCACTGGTTGCAAGGATGGCAAGGTAAGGATTTTTAAGCTCACTGAGAAGGTAGACAATGGCGCGGATAATGTACCTGAAGACGTCGTCAATTCTGAAGCCGGCGAAGGCTCAATGCTTACTAATCGTAAATCTGACGTGGTTGTAGAGCTTGTAAGTGAGCATCCGGACCACAATGACGAGGTTTGGTCGGTTTCTTGGAACCTCACAGGCACAATATTGAGTAGTTCCGGCGACGATGGTAAGGTTCGTATATGGAAGTCGTCCTTTTCCAACGAATTCAAATGCATGAGTGTCATTAGAGCGCAAAAGAGAAAGTAA
- the GPX2 gene encoding glutathione peroxidase GPX2 (Syntenic homolog of Ashbya gossypii AFL039C; Non-syntenic homolog of Saccharomyces cerevisiae YIR037W (HYR1) and Syntenic homolog of Saccharomyces cerevisiae YBR244W (GPX2)) → MVAYLYSKVPKSRTLVKKMSKFHELTPLDRRGEPFPFSQLEGKTVLIVNVASKCGFTPQYKELEELYKKYKDQGFVVIGFPCNQFGHQEPSTDEEIGQFCQLNFGVTFPVLKKINVNGPEADPVYEYLKAHKSGMLGFKAIKWNFEKFLVDGKGNVVERYSSLTKPSSIEKQIEKLLGKNGK, encoded by the coding sequence ATGGTCGCATATCTCTACTCCAAGGTTCCCAAATCGAGAACTCTAGTAAAAAAAATGTCTAAGTTTCATGAACTAACCCCATTGGATAGAAGGGGTGAACCCTTCCCCTTCAGTCAATTAGAAGGTAAAACAGTTTTGATCGTTAATGTAGCCTCGAAGTGTGGCTTTACTCCTCAGTATAAAGAACTCGAAGAGTTGTATAAGAAATACAAGGATCAAGGTTTTGTGGTTATTGGCTTCCCTTGTAACCAATTTGGACACCAAGAACCTTCCACTGACGAAGAGATCGGACAATTCTGTCAATTAAACTTCGGTGTCACCTTCCCTGTTTTGAAGAAAATTAATGTGAATGGTCCGGAAGCAGATCCTGTTTATGAATATTTGAAGGCTCACAAGTCCGGAATGTTGGGTTTCAAAGCAATTAAATGGAATTTTGAGAAGTTTTTGGTTGACGGTAAAGGAAACGTTGTTGAGAGATACTCTTCCCTAACTAAACCTTCCTCAATTGAAAAGCAAATTGAAAAGCTTCTAGGTAAGAATGGTAAATAA